A genomic segment from Drosophila miranda strain MSH22 chromosome 5, D.miranda_PacBio2.1, whole genome shotgun sequence encodes:
- the LOC108164412 gene encoding glutamate receptor ionotropic, kainate 2 isoform X1 gives MYWSGAAFCIFLFITHTSGVPPVIRVGALFPKHTGKHSSELAFRYAVHRLNRDKSLLPETKIVYDIEYVSRFDSFDTVQKVCRLVQVGVQAIFSPTDSVLATHINSICDALDIPDIGRSTHDFSINVHPSQQYVNNAFIDVIRYLNWTRFGILYEKDYGIINLHQLSRSIQAEVHMRKVSQASYLSVLNEFKNKEIHNIIIDINSDGITALLKNILQQQMNEYKYHYFFTSFDLETFDLEDFKYNFVNITSFRLVDIGDVAVKEILKDLEFFGRTIFQESDANLYLRKAVTIETEPALMYDSVYVFAIGLQTLEQSHTLYLSNLTCDDEIPWNGGLSLINYINAVEWKGLTGPIQFKEGQRVQFKLDLIKLKQHSIVKVGEWTPQGYLNITEPSVFFDSGSMNVTLVVITILETPYVMMHYGKNFTGNERFYGFCVDILETISHEVGFDYILDLVPDRKYGAKDPETGEWNGMVAQLMKYKADLAVGSMTITYARESVIDFTKPFMNLGISILFKVPESDPTRLFSFMNPLAIEIWIYVLIAYFLVSISIYIVGKLSPIEWHCIHPCDLDNITIGNQFTMSDSFWFTIGTLMQQSSDIYPRATSTRIISSIWGFFSLIIVASYTANLAAFLTTERMINPIENADDLATQTEISYGTLESGSTMTFFRDSMIETYKKMWRSMDNKKQSAFTTTYEDGIRRVNQGNYAFLMESTMLDYIVQRDCNLTQIGGLLDTKGYGIATPKGSPWRDKISLAILELQEKGDIQMLYDKWWKNTDETCTRRSTSKQSKANALGLESIGGVFVVLMAGIIVAVIVAFFEFWFNFQCNENAKSLQKNICHFAEEAHTDSECVYIPPKRSVWIEMFEELRYASWCMNKQKKPELTQICNECQFNHGAMD, from the exons ATGTATTGGAGCGGTGCCgcattttgtatatttttatttattactCACACCTCAGGGGTACCCCCCGTAATAAGAGTCG GTGCACTATTTCCAAAACATACGGGAAAACACAGCTCTGAACTGGCCTTTAGATATGCGGTTCATAGATTAAATCGGGACAAGAGTCTTCTGCCAGAAACTAAAATTGTCTACGATATTGAATACGTCAGTCGATTTGATTCGTTTGACACAGTACAAAAAG TTTGCAGACTTGTGCAGGTTGGTGTTCAGGCTATTTTTAGTCCAACCGACTCTGTTTTGGCAACTCATATAAATTCTATATGTGACGCCCTGGATATTCCAGATATAGGTCGTTCCACCCACGACTTTTCCATTAACGTTCATCCATCACAACAATATGTTAACAATGCATTCATCGATGTTATACGCTATCTGAATTGGACTAGGTTCGGCATTTTGTATGAAAAAGATTATG GAATTATTAATTTACACCAGCTTTCACGCTCCATTCAAGCGGAAGTGCACATGCGAAAAGTATCCCAAGCATCGTACCTGTCTGTACTGAACGAGTTTAAGAACAAAGAGATACATAACATAATAATTGATATAAACTCGGACGGCATTACAGCGTTGCTGAAAAAT ATTCTACAACAGCAGATGAATGAGTATAAATACCACTACTTTTTCACAAGCTTCGACCTGGAAACCTTTGATTTGGAAGACTTTAAGTATAATTTTGTTAACATAACATCGTTTCGCCTGGTCGATATCGGTGATGTAGCTGTGAAGGAAATTTTGAAGGATCTTGAGTTCTTTGGTCGGACAATTTTCCAAGAATCCGATGCAAACTTGTATTTACGAAAAGCTGTAACGATTGAG ACGGAACCGGCACTAATGTATGATTCGGTTTATGTGTTTGCTATTGGACTGCAGACGTTGGAGCAGTCACATACGTTGTATCTATCGAATTTGACATGTGACGATGAAATTCCGTGGAATGGGGGCTTAAGCTTGATTAATTATATAAATGCG GTTGAATGGAAAGGTCTGACTGGTCCTATTCAATTTAAAGAAGGTCAGCGTGTTCAGTTCAAGTTGGACCTAATAAAACTGAAGCAACACTCCATTGTTAAAGTTGGAGAGTGGACACCCCAGGGTTATCTCAATATAACCGAGCCTTCAGTGTTCTTTGATTCCGGATCAATGAATGTCACACTGGTAGTAATAACGATACTG GAAACGCCATACGTAATGATGCATTATGGGAAAAATTTTACGGGAAATGAAAGATTCTACGGATTTTGTGTCGATATTTTGGAAACGATTTCACACGAGGTTGGTTTTGATTACATACTAGATCTAGTACCCGATAGAAAGTACGGTGCCAAGGATCCCGAAACCGgagaatggaatggaatggttGCACAGCTAATGAAATAT AAGGCTGATTTGGCTGTCGGCTCTATGACTATTACATATGCAAGGGAAAGCGTTATTGATTTCACAAAACCGTTTATGAATCTTGGAATCAGCATATTATTTAAG GTACCCGAATCAGATCCAACCAGATTGTTCTCTTTTATGAATCCTCTGGCAATAGAAATCTGGATATATGTTTTGATTGCGTATTTTCTTGTGTCAATTAGTATATATATTGTGGGAAAACTTTCTCCTATCGAATGGCACTGTATTCACCCCTGTGACTTGGATAACATTACGATTGGCAATCAGTTTACAATGTCTGACAGCTTCTGGTTCACTATCGGAACATTAATGCAACAGTCATCAGATATATATCCGAGGGCAACGTCAACACGTATAATTAGCAGCATTTGGGGATTTTTCTCACTGATTATTGTGGCATCATATACTGCCAATTTGGCCGCATTTTTAACTACCGAACGAATGATAAACCCCATTGAGAACGCCGACGATTTGGCAACTCAGACTGAAATTTCTTACGGCACATTGGAGAGTGGCTCTACGATGACATTCTTTCGG GATTCTATGATTGAAACTTACAAGAAAATGTGGAGAAGCATGGATAACAAGAAGCAATCGGCATTCACTACTACGTATGAAGACGGCATAAGGAGAGTCAATCAGGGCAATTACGCATTTTTAATGGAGTCCACAATGCTTGATTATATTGTGCAGCGCGACTGTAACTTGACCCAAATAGGGGGACTACTGGATACAAAAG GATATGGCATCGCCACACCTAAGGGTTCGCCATGGCGAGACAAGATATCTTTGGCGATATTAGAGCTCCAGGAGAAGGGAGACATTCAAATGCTATACGACAAGTGGTGGAAAAACACTGATGAGACGTGTACTAGGAGGAGCACCAGCAAACAATCAAAGGCCAATGCATTAGGGCTAGAAAGTatag GTGGTGTATTTGTGGTCCTAATGGCTGGGATTATTGTCGCAGTTATTGTTGCGTTTTTTGAGTTTTGGTTTAATTTTCAATGCAATGAAAACGCCAAATCACTGCAGAAAAATATCTGCCACTTCGCTGAAGAAGCACATACGGATAGCGAATGTGTTTACATACCACCCAAGCGCTCTGTCTGGATCGAAATGTTTGAGGAACTTCGCTATGCTTCGTGGTGCatgaacaaacaaaaaaaaccagagCTTACTCAGATATGTAACGAATGTCAGTTTAATCATGGAGCGATGGATTAG
- the LOC108164412 gene encoding glutamate receptor ionotropic, kainate 1 isoform X4, translating to MYWSGAAFCIFLFITHTSGVPPVIRVGALFPKHTGKHSSELAFRYAVHRLNRDKSLLPETKIVYDIEYVSRFDSFDTVQKVCRLVQVGVQAIFSPTDSVLATHINSICDALDIPDIGRSTHDFSINVHPSQQYVNNAFIDVIRYLNWTRFGILYEKDYGIINLHQLSRSIQAEVHMRKVSQASYLSVLNEFKNKEIHNIIIDINSDGITALLKNILQQQMNEYKYHYFFTSFDLETFDLEDFKYNFVNITSFRLVDIGDVAVKEILKDLEFFGRTIFQESDANLYLRKAVTIETEPALMYDSVYVFAIGLQTLEQSHTLYLSNLTCDDEIPWNGGLSLINYINAVEWKGLTGPIQFKEGQRVQFKLDLIKLKQHSIVKVGEWTPQGYLNITEPSVFFDSGSMNVTLVVITILETPYVMMHYGKNFTGNERFYGFCVDILETISHEVGFDYILDLVPDRKYGAKDPETGEWNGMVAQLMKYKADLAVGSMTITYARESVIDFTKPFMNLGISILFKYIYCGKTFSYRMALYSPL from the exons ATGTATTGGAGCGGTGCCgcattttgtatatttttatttattactCACACCTCAGGGGTACCCCCCGTAATAAGAGTCG GTGCACTATTTCCAAAACATACGGGAAAACACAGCTCTGAACTGGCCTTTAGATATGCGGTTCATAGATTAAATCGGGACAAGAGTCTTCTGCCAGAAACTAAAATTGTCTACGATATTGAATACGTCAGTCGATTTGATTCGTTTGACACAGTACAAAAAG TTTGCAGACTTGTGCAGGTTGGTGTTCAGGCTATTTTTAGTCCAACCGACTCTGTTTTGGCAACTCATATAAATTCTATATGTGACGCCCTGGATATTCCAGATATAGGTCGTTCCACCCACGACTTTTCCATTAACGTTCATCCATCACAACAATATGTTAACAATGCATTCATCGATGTTATACGCTATCTGAATTGGACTAGGTTCGGCATTTTGTATGAAAAAGATTATG GAATTATTAATTTACACCAGCTTTCACGCTCCATTCAAGCGGAAGTGCACATGCGAAAAGTATCCCAAGCATCGTACCTGTCTGTACTGAACGAGTTTAAGAACAAAGAGATACATAACATAATAATTGATATAAACTCGGACGGCATTACAGCGTTGCTGAAAAAT ATTCTACAACAGCAGATGAATGAGTATAAATACCACTACTTTTTCACAAGCTTCGACCTGGAAACCTTTGATTTGGAAGACTTTAAGTATAATTTTGTTAACATAACATCGTTTCGCCTGGTCGATATCGGTGATGTAGCTGTGAAGGAAATTTTGAAGGATCTTGAGTTCTTTGGTCGGACAATTTTCCAAGAATCCGATGCAAACTTGTATTTACGAAAAGCTGTAACGATTGAG ACGGAACCGGCACTAATGTATGATTCGGTTTATGTGTTTGCTATTGGACTGCAGACGTTGGAGCAGTCACATACGTTGTATCTATCGAATTTGACATGTGACGATGAAATTCCGTGGAATGGGGGCTTAAGCTTGATTAATTATATAAATGCG GTTGAATGGAAAGGTCTGACTGGTCCTATTCAATTTAAAGAAGGTCAGCGTGTTCAGTTCAAGTTGGACCTAATAAAACTGAAGCAACACTCCATTGTTAAAGTTGGAGAGTGGACACCCCAGGGTTATCTCAATATAACCGAGCCTTCAGTGTTCTTTGATTCCGGATCAATGAATGTCACACTGGTAGTAATAACGATACTG GAAACGCCATACGTAATGATGCATTATGGGAAAAATTTTACGGGAAATGAAAGATTCTACGGATTTTGTGTCGATATTTTGGAAACGATTTCACACGAGGTTGGTTTTGATTACATACTAGATCTAGTACCCGATAGAAAGTACGGTGCCAAGGATCCCGAAACCGgagaatggaatggaatggttGCACAGCTAATGAAATAT AAGGCTGATTTGGCTGTCGGCTCTATGACTATTACATATGCAAGGGAAAGCGTTATTGATTTCACAAAACCGTTTATGAATCTTGGAATCAGCATATTATTTAAG TATATATATTGTGGGAAAACTTTCTCCTATCGAATGGCACTGTATTCACCCCTGTGA
- the LOC108164412 gene encoding glutamate receptor ionotropic, kainate 2 isoform X3: MYWSGAAFCIFLFITHTSGVPPVIRVGALFPKHTGKHSSELAFRYAVHRLNRDKSLLPETKIVYDIEYVSRFDSFDTVQKVCRLVQVGVQAIFSPTDSVLATHINSICDALDIPDIGRSTHDFSINVHPSQQYVNNAFIDVIRYLNWTRFGILYEKDYGIINLHQLSRSIQAEVHMRKVSQASYLSVLNEFKNKEIHNIIIDINSDGITALLKNILQQQMNEYKYHYFFTSFDLETFDLEDFKYNFVNITSFRLVDIGDVAVKEILKDLEFFGRTIFQESDANLYLRKAVTIETEPALMYDSVYVFAIGLQTLEQSHTLYLSNLTCDDEIPWNGGLSLINYINAVEWKGLTGPIQFKEGQRVQFKLDLIKLKQHSIVKVGEWTPQGYLNITEPSVFFDSGSMNVTLVVITILETPYVMMHYGKNFTGNERFYGFCVDILETISHEVGFDYILDLVPDRKYGAKDPETGEWNGMVAQLMKYKADLAVGSMTITYARESVIDFTKPFMNLGISILFKVPESDPTRLFSFMNPLAIEIWIYVLIAYFLVSISIYIVGKLSPIEWHCIHPCDLDNITIGNQFTMSDSFWFTIGTLMQQSSDIYPRATSTRIISSIWGFFSLIIVASYTANLAAFLTTERMINPIENADDLATQTEISYGTLESGSTMTFFRNRIL, encoded by the exons ATGTATTGGAGCGGTGCCgcattttgtatatttttatttattactCACACCTCAGGGGTACCCCCCGTAATAAGAGTCG GTGCACTATTTCCAAAACATACGGGAAAACACAGCTCTGAACTGGCCTTTAGATATGCGGTTCATAGATTAAATCGGGACAAGAGTCTTCTGCCAGAAACTAAAATTGTCTACGATATTGAATACGTCAGTCGATTTGATTCGTTTGACACAGTACAAAAAG TTTGCAGACTTGTGCAGGTTGGTGTTCAGGCTATTTTTAGTCCAACCGACTCTGTTTTGGCAACTCATATAAATTCTATATGTGACGCCCTGGATATTCCAGATATAGGTCGTTCCACCCACGACTTTTCCATTAACGTTCATCCATCACAACAATATGTTAACAATGCATTCATCGATGTTATACGCTATCTGAATTGGACTAGGTTCGGCATTTTGTATGAAAAAGATTATG GAATTATTAATTTACACCAGCTTTCACGCTCCATTCAAGCGGAAGTGCACATGCGAAAAGTATCCCAAGCATCGTACCTGTCTGTACTGAACGAGTTTAAGAACAAAGAGATACATAACATAATAATTGATATAAACTCGGACGGCATTACAGCGTTGCTGAAAAAT ATTCTACAACAGCAGATGAATGAGTATAAATACCACTACTTTTTCACAAGCTTCGACCTGGAAACCTTTGATTTGGAAGACTTTAAGTATAATTTTGTTAACATAACATCGTTTCGCCTGGTCGATATCGGTGATGTAGCTGTGAAGGAAATTTTGAAGGATCTTGAGTTCTTTGGTCGGACAATTTTCCAAGAATCCGATGCAAACTTGTATTTACGAAAAGCTGTAACGATTGAG ACGGAACCGGCACTAATGTATGATTCGGTTTATGTGTTTGCTATTGGACTGCAGACGTTGGAGCAGTCACATACGTTGTATCTATCGAATTTGACATGTGACGATGAAATTCCGTGGAATGGGGGCTTAAGCTTGATTAATTATATAAATGCG GTTGAATGGAAAGGTCTGACTGGTCCTATTCAATTTAAAGAAGGTCAGCGTGTTCAGTTCAAGTTGGACCTAATAAAACTGAAGCAACACTCCATTGTTAAAGTTGGAGAGTGGACACCCCAGGGTTATCTCAATATAACCGAGCCTTCAGTGTTCTTTGATTCCGGATCAATGAATGTCACACTGGTAGTAATAACGATACTG GAAACGCCATACGTAATGATGCATTATGGGAAAAATTTTACGGGAAATGAAAGATTCTACGGATTTTGTGTCGATATTTTGGAAACGATTTCACACGAGGTTGGTTTTGATTACATACTAGATCTAGTACCCGATAGAAAGTACGGTGCCAAGGATCCCGAAACCGgagaatggaatggaatggttGCACAGCTAATGAAATAT AAGGCTGATTTGGCTGTCGGCTCTATGACTATTACATATGCAAGGGAAAGCGTTATTGATTTCACAAAACCGTTTATGAATCTTGGAATCAGCATATTATTTAAG GTACCCGAATCAGATCCAACCAGATTGTTCTCTTTTATGAATCCTCTGGCAATAGAAATCTGGATATATGTTTTGATTGCGTATTTTCTTGTGTCAATTAGTATATATATTGTGGGAAAACTTTCTCCTATCGAATGGCACTGTATTCACCCCTGTGACTTGGATAACATTACGATTGGCAATCAGTTTACAATGTCTGACAGCTTCTGGTTCACTATCGGAACATTAATGCAACAGTCATCAGATATATATCCGAGGGCAACGTCAACACGTATAATTAGCAGCATTTGGGGATTTTTCTCACTGATTATTGTGGCATCATATACTGCCAATTTGGCCGCATTTTTAACTACCGAACGAATGATAAACCCCATTGAGAACGCCGACGATTTGGCAACTCAGACTGAAATTTCTTACGGCACATTGGAGAGTGGCTCTACGATGACATTCTTTCGG AATAGGATTCTATGA
- the LOC108164412 gene encoding glutamate receptor ionotropic, kainate 2 isoform X2, with protein sequence MYWSGAAFCIFLFITHTSGVPPVIRVGALFPKHTGKHSSELAFRYAVHRLNRDKSLLPETKIVYDIEYVSRFDSFDTVQKVCRLVQVGVQAIFSPTDSVLATHINSICDALDIPDIGRSTHDFSINVHPSQQYVNNAFIDVIRYLNWTRFGILYEKDYGIINLHQLSRSIQAEVHMRKVSQASYLSVLNEFKNKEIHNIIIDINSDGITALLKNILQQQMNEYKYHYFFTSFDLETFDLEDFKYNFVNITSFRLVDIGDVAVKEILKDLEFFGRTIFQESDANLYLRKAVTIETEPALMYDSVYVFAIGLQTLEQSHTLYLSNLTCDDEIPWNGGLSLINYINAVEWKGLTGPIQFKEGQRVQFKLDLIKLKQHSIVKVGEWTPQGYLNITEPSVFFDSGSMNVTLVVITILETPYVMMHYGKNFTGNERFYGFCVDILETISHEKADLAVGSMTITYARESVIDFTKPFMNLGISILFKVPESDPTRLFSFMNPLAIEIWIYVLIAYFLVSISIYIVGKLSPIEWHCIHPCDLDNITIGNQFTMSDSFWFTIGTLMQQSSDIYPRATSTRIISSIWGFFSLIIVASYTANLAAFLTTERMINPIENADDLATQTEISYGTLESGSTMTFFRDSMIETYKKMWRSMDNKKQSAFTTTYEDGIRRVNQGNYAFLMESTMLDYIVQRDCNLTQIGGLLDTKGYGIATPKGSPWRDKISLAILELQEKGDIQMLYDKWWKNTDETCTRRSTSKQSKANALGLESIGGVFVVLMAGIIVAVIVAFFEFWFNFQCNENAKSLQKNICHFAEEAHTDSECVYIPPKRSVWIEMFEELRYASWCMNKQKKPELTQICNECQFNHGAMD encoded by the exons ATGTATTGGAGCGGTGCCgcattttgtatatttttatttattactCACACCTCAGGGGTACCCCCCGTAATAAGAGTCG GTGCACTATTTCCAAAACATACGGGAAAACACAGCTCTGAACTGGCCTTTAGATATGCGGTTCATAGATTAAATCGGGACAAGAGTCTTCTGCCAGAAACTAAAATTGTCTACGATATTGAATACGTCAGTCGATTTGATTCGTTTGACACAGTACAAAAAG TTTGCAGACTTGTGCAGGTTGGTGTTCAGGCTATTTTTAGTCCAACCGACTCTGTTTTGGCAACTCATATAAATTCTATATGTGACGCCCTGGATATTCCAGATATAGGTCGTTCCACCCACGACTTTTCCATTAACGTTCATCCATCACAACAATATGTTAACAATGCATTCATCGATGTTATACGCTATCTGAATTGGACTAGGTTCGGCATTTTGTATGAAAAAGATTATG GAATTATTAATTTACACCAGCTTTCACGCTCCATTCAAGCGGAAGTGCACATGCGAAAAGTATCCCAAGCATCGTACCTGTCTGTACTGAACGAGTTTAAGAACAAAGAGATACATAACATAATAATTGATATAAACTCGGACGGCATTACAGCGTTGCTGAAAAAT ATTCTACAACAGCAGATGAATGAGTATAAATACCACTACTTTTTCACAAGCTTCGACCTGGAAACCTTTGATTTGGAAGACTTTAAGTATAATTTTGTTAACATAACATCGTTTCGCCTGGTCGATATCGGTGATGTAGCTGTGAAGGAAATTTTGAAGGATCTTGAGTTCTTTGGTCGGACAATTTTCCAAGAATCCGATGCAAACTTGTATTTACGAAAAGCTGTAACGATTGAG ACGGAACCGGCACTAATGTATGATTCGGTTTATGTGTTTGCTATTGGACTGCAGACGTTGGAGCAGTCACATACGTTGTATCTATCGAATTTGACATGTGACGATGAAATTCCGTGGAATGGGGGCTTAAGCTTGATTAATTATATAAATGCG GTTGAATGGAAAGGTCTGACTGGTCCTATTCAATTTAAAGAAGGTCAGCGTGTTCAGTTCAAGTTGGACCTAATAAAACTGAAGCAACACTCCATTGTTAAAGTTGGAGAGTGGACACCCCAGGGTTATCTCAATATAACCGAGCCTTCAGTGTTCTTTGATTCCGGATCAATGAATGTCACACTGGTAGTAATAACGATACTG GAAACGCCATACGTAATGATGCATTATGGGAAAAATTTTACGGGAAATGAAAGATTCTACGGATTTTGTGTCGATATTTTGGAAACGATTTCACACGAG AAGGCTGATTTGGCTGTCGGCTCTATGACTATTACATATGCAAGGGAAAGCGTTATTGATTTCACAAAACCGTTTATGAATCTTGGAATCAGCATATTATTTAAG GTACCCGAATCAGATCCAACCAGATTGTTCTCTTTTATGAATCCTCTGGCAATAGAAATCTGGATATATGTTTTGATTGCGTATTTTCTTGTGTCAATTAGTATATATATTGTGGGAAAACTTTCTCCTATCGAATGGCACTGTATTCACCCCTGTGACTTGGATAACATTACGATTGGCAATCAGTTTACAATGTCTGACAGCTTCTGGTTCACTATCGGAACATTAATGCAACAGTCATCAGATATATATCCGAGGGCAACGTCAACACGTATAATTAGCAGCATTTGGGGATTTTTCTCACTGATTATTGTGGCATCATATACTGCCAATTTGGCCGCATTTTTAACTACCGAACGAATGATAAACCCCATTGAGAACGCCGACGATTTGGCAACTCAGACTGAAATTTCTTACGGCACATTGGAGAGTGGCTCTACGATGACATTCTTTCGG GATTCTATGATTGAAACTTACAAGAAAATGTGGAGAAGCATGGATAACAAGAAGCAATCGGCATTCACTACTACGTATGAAGACGGCATAAGGAGAGTCAATCAGGGCAATTACGCATTTTTAATGGAGTCCACAATGCTTGATTATATTGTGCAGCGCGACTGTAACTTGACCCAAATAGGGGGACTACTGGATACAAAAG GATATGGCATCGCCACACCTAAGGGTTCGCCATGGCGAGACAAGATATCTTTGGCGATATTAGAGCTCCAGGAGAAGGGAGACATTCAAATGCTATACGACAAGTGGTGGAAAAACACTGATGAGACGTGTACTAGGAGGAGCACCAGCAAACAATCAAAGGCCAATGCATTAGGGCTAGAAAGTatag GTGGTGTATTTGTGGTCCTAATGGCTGGGATTATTGTCGCAGTTATTGTTGCGTTTTTTGAGTTTTGGTTTAATTTTCAATGCAATGAAAACGCCAAATCACTGCAGAAAAATATCTGCCACTTCGCTGAAGAAGCACATACGGATAGCGAATGTGTTTACATACCACCCAAGCGCTCTGTCTGGATCGAAATGTTTGAGGAACTTCGCTATGCTTCGTGGTGCatgaacaaacaaaaaaaaccagagCTTACTCAGATATGTAACGAATGTCAGTTTAATCATGGAGCGATGGATTAG
- the LOC108164510 gene encoding sodium- and chloride-dependent GABA transporter 1, translated as MYTNCESDGDGGGDRRKHEAIEMCKDLATSSESNTPANATTSNQQQLVKLDQLPERGSWSSKLDFILSVVGLAIGLGNVWRFPYLCYKNGGGAFILPYFLTLFLAGIPMFFMELALGQMLTIGGLGVFKIAPIFKGIGYAAAVMSCWMNVYYIVILAWAVFYFFMSMRADVPWRTCNNWWNTVNCVNQYERNNLHCWDKVINGTAKKICSVAATNISSTELTDPVKEFWERRALQISHGIEEIGNIRWELAGTLLLVWILCYFCIWKGVKWTGKVVYFTALFPYVLLTVLLVRGITLPGALEGIKFYIIPNFSKLSQSEVWIDAVTQIFFSYGLGLGTLVALGSYNKFTNNVYKDALIVCTVNSSTSMFAGFVIFSVIGFMAHEQQRPVAEVAASGPGLAFLVYPSAVLQLPGSPMWSCLFFFMLLLIGLDSQFCTMEGFITAIIDEWPQLLRKRKEIFIAIVCALSYLVGLTCITQGGMYIFQILDSYAVSGFCLLWLIFFECVSISWCYGVDRFYDGIKDMIGYYPTVWWKFCWCVTTPAICLGVFFFNIVQWTPIKYLDYNYPWWAHAFGWFTALSSMLYIPIYMIWLWKRTAGDLCEKIRAIVRIDEDIPRLREKMQREAIAKEIEFNSL; from the exons ATGTACACCAATTGCGAAAGCGATGGTGATGGGGGAGGAGATCGACGAAAGCACGAGGCTATTGAGATGTGTAAAGACCTCGCTACATCTTCAGAGTCGAACACCCCAGCAAATGCAACTACATCCAATCAGCAGCAG CTAGTTAAACTTGATCAATTACCGGAGCGAGGATCGTGGTCTTCAAAGCTTGACTTCATTCTCTCAGTGGTTGGACTAGCGATCGGCTTGGGAAACGTTTGGCGATTTCCTTATTTGTGCTATAAAAATGGAGGCGGCGCTTTCATATTGCCCTACTTCTTGACGTTGTTTCTAGCCGGAATCCCGATGTTCTTTATGGAGTTGGCTCTTGGACAAATGTTGACTATTGGTGGACTGGGAGTGTTCAAAATCGCTCCTATATTTAAAG GCATTGGATATGCTGCCGCCGTTATGTCTTGTTGGATGAATGTGTACTACATTGTTATTCTGGCTTGGGCGGTATTTTACTTTTTCATGTCAATGAGAGCGG ATGTACCATGGAGGACATGCAACAATTGGTGGAATACCGTTAATTGTGTCAATCAATATGAGAGGAACAATTTACACTGTTGGGACAAAGTCATCAATGGTACCGCAAAGAAAATTTGCTCGGTGGCAGCGACTAATATTTCATCTACGGAACTCACAGATCCAGTCAAAGAGTTTTGGGA ACGTCGTGCACTTCAAATATCACATGGCATTGAAGAGATCGGCAATATTCGGTGGGAATTGGCCGGAACTTTATTACTCGTTTGGATCCTGTGCTATTTTTGCATTTGGAAGGGAGTGAAATGGACGGGAAAAGTGGTCTACTTTACAGCCCTGTTCCCATATGTCTTGCTCACCGTTTTGTTAGTTCGTGGCATAACTTTACCAGGGGCTCTGGAAGGCATTAAGTTCTATATTATTCCAAACTTTTCTAAACTGTCTCAGTCAGAG GTGTGGATTGATGCTGTAACGCAGATCTTCTTCTCCTACGGGCTTGGCCTTGGTACACTTGTGGCCTTAGGCAGCTATAACAAATTCACGAATAATGTGTATAA GGACGCGCTTATCGTCTGCACAGTTAATTCCAGCACGAGTATGTTCGCTGGATTCGTAATATTCTCAGTAATTGGATTTATGGCGCATGAACAACAGCGACCTGTGGCGGAGGTGGCAGCATCAG GTCCTGGCTTAGCTTTCCTAGTGTACCCATCGGCAGTTTTACAGCTGCCGGGCTCGCCAATGTGGTCTTGCCTCTTCTTCTTCATGCTTTTACTTATCGGTTTGGATTCTCAGTTCTGTACAATGGAGGGCTTTATTACAGCAATTATAGACGAATGGCCACAGCTGCTGCGAAAACGCAAAGAAATTTTTATTGCCATTGTGTGCGCACTGAGCTATTTAGTGGGCTTAACCTGTATAACGCAA GGAGGCATGTATATTTTCCAAATATTAGATTCGTATGCAGTTAGTGGTTTTTGCTTGCTGTGGCTTATATTCTTTGAGTGCGTCTCAATATCCTGGTGCTATGGAGTCGATCGATTTTATGATGGTATTAAGGATATGATTGGATATTATCCCACAGTTTGGTGGAAGTTCTGCTGGTGCGTTACGACCCCGGCTATATGTTTG ggtgtctttttcttTAACATCGTCCAATGGACTCCTATAAAATACCTGGACTACAACTATCCTTGGTGGGCTCATGCATTTGGTTGGTTTACTGCGTTGTCATCTATGCTGTATATACCAATATACATGATTTGGTTGTGGAAACGAACAGCTGGCGACTTGTGCgag AAAATCCGCGCGATAGTACGAATCGACGAGGACATACCACGGTTACGCGAGAAAATGCAGAGAGAGGCTATTGCTAAGGAGATTGAATTTAATTCATTATAG